AGCCCAGCGTGCAACAGGCGTTCATAAATCTGGTCGAAACTTTCGTCGTCCACCAGAAAAGCATAATGCTGCATGTGAATGTCTGCCCCTTCTGGAACAGTGGCAAACTGCAGGTGGGCATGGTCGTCCAGCATCACAAAAGAAAAAGGACCCCAGGTGGTGGGTTCTGGCAACCCAAGCACCCGGGCATAAAAGGCTGCGGAAACCGTGCGGTCTCTGGCAGCAATGATGGAATGGTTGAATCTGATGGTCACACCAACCTCCTTGTTGAATGGTCCTGCGGCACAGATGGCCTGGGCAGGTGTGCGACGGTGCCTGATCGTAACACTGCAGAATGTTCAGGGCAACTGAAGTCAGGGTGCAACCAGATCGGTGTCCGGGTTCCCGGGATGCGGATGCCCCAGAATGCGGGCCAGGGCAAGGGCCTGCCCTTTGTGGTGAAACTCATGGGTGATGGGGTGCAAGATCAACCAGTGCCGGGAGAAGGTGCAGGGCTCTCCAGATGCATCGGTCCAGTGGATGGGGCCATCCTGCCCTTCAAACCGCTCCAGGGCTTGCTGAACCACCTGATCCACCTGTGCAAACACCTCGCGGAGTTCTGCCACACTGGTCACTTGCAGGTTGGGTCTGGGCAGTCCCAGACCCACATTGCCCACCCACACCAGGTAACACTTTGCGATGTGCGAATAAATGCCACACAGGCTGCCAAAAGCGAAATCGGGATGCTCCCGGGTGAACACCCCTTCAGGCAGGGTGTCCAGCCAGTTCAGCACAATGGCGCGGGTGTCTTTGACCCGCCTGTAGAAGTCATTCAGATCGATTTGCATGTCGCAGCATAAACTTCTGGTCGGGTGCGTGAGATGGGCAAAGTGGCTTAAGGGGGGTCCAGAATCATCAGCAACGGGTCACCGCTGCCCTGGCCAGGAAGTGGAAACGGGAAAACCTGAACTGCTCATGGGTGCTGGAAGGAGCATCACCCATGAGCAGTTTGAGAAGGCTGTGGTCGGGGAAGCCCTCCAAGATTAACAAAACCGGAACTGCGGGTGTTGCGGTGGGTGATGCAGGTGTCCGGTGAGGGTCAGACCCTTCACCCCGGCAGCAAAGGGGGCAAAAGCTGCTCTGTGATCACCTGTCGATGGGAAGGGTGAGGTGACACGTCACCTGTGATGGACACCACCACTTCAAGATCCGGGAAAAGCGCCAGATACTGCCCCCCAAAACCTGTGGCATACCAGGCCCTCTGGCCCAGTTCTGTGGTCAGCCACCAGCCCATCCCGTACCAGGGAAGGCCTTCCATCCATTCATAACCCGGCACCACTGGCTGGGTGATCTGTGCAAGCCAGTCGGCAGGCACGATCTGCTGCCCCTCCCACTGGCCGTTTTGCAGCACCAGCTGACCGACCCTGTGAAGGGCAGGGGCCGTCAGGTGCAGGCCTCCCGAACCAAAAGCACGCCCTCCAGCATCTTCCTCCCAACGGGAAAAGGAAATCCCCAGAGGAACGAACAGCACCTGCCCGGCAAAGTCCTGCAAAGGCATTCCCACCGCCCGGGAAAGAACCTCTCCCAGCAGGTGAAAACCAGCGTTGGAATAATGGAACCGCTCACCGGGCTCTTCCAGCAACTTCTGCTCCAGGGCAAACCGCACAGGGTCCTGATGGGTGAACCAGGCCTCATCGTAAACCTCATCGGTCAATTCGGAAGGAAGGCCCCCGGTCATGGTAAAAAGGTGCTGCAGGGTCACCCTCTCCCACCTGGAGTCCTTGACCAGGGATTGGTGCTCGGGAAAGAAGTCCAGCACCGGGACCTGCAAACCAGACAGCACACCACGGTCAAGGGCCACACCATACAGCAAGGCCAGAATGCTCTTGGTGACCGACTGAACCTCCCTGGCCGTGCCCGCATCTCCCTGCAGATACTGCTCGTGCAAGAGCACCCCCTGACGGGACACCAAAAGGCTGGTGAGGTGAGGAAACTCGGAGGGCAACCATTCATGCAGCGGGTGGAAGAGAGGATCGGGCATCCTTGCATTGTTGACCTTCAGCAAAGAGACTGCAAGGATGTTTGCCAGAAACACCCTTGCAGCCAGAGGCCTGCACCAGAACCAGCAGCTGGAACTGGCAGGTTCTCAAGCACAATGAATCAGCTGGGCAACACCTCAATGCTCCACTGCCCGCACCACCATCACCGGAACAGGGGACTGCCGCACCACCTGCTCGGCCACACTGCCAAAGAGCAGGTGACTGAAACCGCGCCTGCCGTGGGTGCCCATGAAGATGCCATCGGCCTGAAATTCCTTTGCCTCACGGAGAATGGCTTCTGCAGGTTGACCCACCACCTGCCAGGATTCTTCACCTTTCTGGCACCATTCCCTGAGCCTGTGCAGGGTTTCTGTTTGCAGGCCTTTGTTGGCCTCTTCCATCAGGTACAGAGGTCCAATGCCATCTGCATAAGGGGCGTACATGGCACTGGCATCAAAGACATGCAGCACCCCGATTTTGGCCTGCGGGCACAGGTGGCGGGCGAGTTCCAGGGCTTTCTGGGCACTGGCTGAAAAATCGGTGGGAACCAGAATGCGTTTCACTTGCACCTCCTCAATGCCTCAACTACACGGAAAGCTCCCGCAGCATGCTGCTCAGTTCGGCATCGGTGAAGCCCAGCGGTTCTGCATAACCGTCACGGACGGTGGAATACGGAACAGGGGTTTCCAGACAGACCACCTCATCCACCAGACCCTGCACGGCAATGATGGATTCACGGGAGGCTTGTGGAACTGCGACCACCAGGTGCTTCGCTCCCAGGTACCACACCGCCTGAATGGCTGCACGCATGGTGGCCCCGGTGACCATGCCGTCATCAATGAGCACCACCGTCAGGCCACTGAGGTTCAGGGGATGCAACCCTGAACGGTAACCCTGCTCCTGTTTTTCCAGGGCCTGCATTTGCAGGGTGTGGCTTTCATTCAGGGTGTGAGGGGCCAGATGGAACCACTCCATGGTGTCCCCGTCCAGCAATTGCACTCCACCTGCCGAGAGGGCTCCGGTGGCCGGGCGGTCTGTTCCCTCAGGGGTGAGTTTGCGCACCACCAGCACGTCCAGCGGGGCATTCAACTTGCGGGCCACCGGAAGGGCCACCGGAATTCCCCCTCTCGGGATCGCGAGCACCAGCACCTTCTGGGCATGCACTTTTTTGAAGATCCGTTCAGCGAGTTGTTCTCCTGCCACCGTGCGGTTTTGAAAGGACATCACTCTCACCTCCGTGACACCTGATTGGCCAGGGATACGAAGAGGGAACACAGGGATCTGCTGGAGACCGGGTGTTCAGGAAGACAGGTTCAGGTGCTGCTTTCATTGTAGGCCCCTGGCATTACCAGAGGATTACCCACAAGCAAGTCGAAGTCATGTGGATCAGGAGACGAGATCCAGAACCACAAAAACCAGCAGGGCTCCCAGGAAAGCCATCATCAGACCCCACAACAGCAGGTGCCGGAAAGTGCGCTGCCGCTCAGGGCCTTCTGGCAGGGCAGCAAGGCACAGGGCACCCAGCGTGGAGAGGGGACTGACATCCACCATGTGGGCCCCCACATCAATGGCGATCACTGCGTCCATCCAGGCCCTTTCGCTGCCTCCCGGGACGAGACCGGGAACCATGGGAATGAAGAGCGGCATCACCACCCCACTGGAACTGCTGCCAACAGAGGCCAGACCTGCCACCAGGGCCAGCACCCCATGAAACACCCCATCCGGTGTTTCACTGAGTCGGGAAGTGAGCATTTCCAGGCTGCCCACATGTTCCAGCACGCCCAGCAGCACACTGATGCCAGCAATGAGCACCACCACTGCCCACGGAACGGTCTCTAAGGCTTTCTCGGAGGGAGCGGCCCGCAACACCATCAGCAGCACAGAAAGCAGGATCGCGCTGTAGGAAGCAGGCCAGTGAAACACCACCACCAGCGCAATGAACACCGCCATGCACCCCAGAGAAAGCAGGTGCTGTTTGCTGAAATCAGGCCTGTCTTCTGAAGCGGTGGGGTTGAGGTTCTGAGCCTTCGGGTGGAACAGCAGGTAGGCCAGCACAGCACTGAGGGTCTGAATCACTGCCACCCTCCAGAACACCTGCAACGGCAGGGCAGGCTCAGAAAGGCCCATCTGGCGCATCAGTTCAGTGTTGATGCTGCCTGTGACCGCAACAGGTGAAAAGGTTCCAGCATTGGCCCCGGTGCAGACCACAATGGCCATCAGGAGCGGACTCACACCCAACTGCAAGCTGCTGGCCATCGCCACTGGCGCAATGAGCGCTGTTGCAGCAATGTTGCCCGGACCCAGTGCGGACAGCACAAAAGCGATCAGGAAAAACGCCACTGGAAGCCAGCGGGCATCTCCCCTCACGGGCTTCAGTGCCCAGCGGGCCAGGAGGTCCAGGGTGCCGTTGTGCCTGAGCAGTTCAAAAAACAGGGACACCCCCACCAGGGTGAGGATCAGGCTTGAAGGCAGAAAATCAGCAATCTGGGTTGCTGTGAGACCTGCACCAAAAGCCCCCAGCAGGAAAGCCGCAGCAATGGAAAGCACACCTGCGTTCAGGTCCGGGCGAAACGCCCCCACCGTGAGCACCAGCACCAGCATGACCAGAGCCAGAACTGCCATGTCCATGGTTTCAGGGTAAGGGTTTTGCAGTCAGATTTTGTCCCGGTCAGGCAAGCAAAACCCCTTTTGATCCAGCCCTCCAGGTGATGGACGGGGTGGGCCCAATGCACCTAGAATGGGCCTTCAACTGCATGACCCGGTCAAACTGAGCCCTGATGCAACATGCCAACTGAAAAAAGGTCAGGTTCTTCTGACCCTTTCATCAGAATGGACCGGATGTGGGTTTATTTTCTTCATGTTTTGTGGTGCCAATGACAAATGCCTGCTGTGGAACAGTTGAATCCTGCTAAACTTCTTGCATGTCAGGATTTCAGGTGGTGGAAGGTCATCTCTCGGTCTATGAGGTGCTCACCCACCTTGGAGATCCCTATCCATCCAGAACTTGGAAAAAGCTGCTGAAGCTGCCTGCAGAGATGCTGCCCCGGCATGCCCGCAAGCAGTTCATCATGAAAGATGGGCGCAAGAGCCGCATGCTGCCCGCCATTCCCATCGAGGATTTTGACCGTCTGGTCTTGTTGCTGGAGCAGGTGAACACAGAAACCGAAGTGGTGACTTTGCGGCTGGATGCAGAGTCTGAACTGCTGGAGGTGCTGTCGGAGGCGTTTCAGGACTTTGAACCCAGCCAGAATGTGGAGGTGGGAGACCTGCGATTGGACCTGTATTTTGCCCGTGCAAACGTGGCCGTCGTACTGGTGTCCAGACGGGTGTCCGGGCAGCAGCGTCTCCTGCTTGATCAACGGATCATGCAGGCACAGGCAGAACTGGAGTGCAGGTTCCTGAAACTGGAACCGGACGCTGAAGGGTTCAGGCTGGGGCAGGCCGTTTTTGAGCTTCGCCAGTTGCTGGAGCACAAAGAGATCAAGCCCACTTCCTGAAGCCCACTTTTTGTTTTATTTTCGTATCAGGTCACCAGCATCCTTTTTGTTCAATTCCCTTGAGGTGAGCACATGCACAGGTCATCCGTTGAGCCCAACAGCAAATTGCCCATTCCAGACCTGGACCCCATCCACCTTGCCCTGAACTGGCCAGAGGGGGCAGAAGACCAGTTTGCAGCCCTGTTCGCAAAATGCCTGGAGTGTGAACAGGCCATGTGCTCCTGCAGGACCCTGAAGGGACAGAGGGGACTTTGCAGGCGGTGGGCAGTTATGGCATCCCGGAAGATCAGGCTTACCTCTCTGCCCTGATTCGCCTGAACGTGCAGGCAGAGGCCCTGGCCCGCATGGCCCTCAGGTTTGGGATGGTGGATCTGGTGTGGGAACACGAAGAGCAGCAACTGGGCCCCACCGAGAACCTGATCAAGCGAACCCAGGACACCCTCTTTTGCTGTGCCCTGCGGACCCCGGATCAGGGCATCGGGTTGATTTACGCCTCTTGCCGGGAGAAACGCAAACCCACCACCCAGCAGATTGTGGCAGCAGCCCAGGTGGCACAGTCCCTCTCGCTTGGACTGCACCGACAACACCTGAAGGGCACCGTGGTGAACCGGGCGAGGCACCTGCAGTCGGTGATTGACCAGTCTCCGGACATCATCCTGGTGGGCCAGAACATGAAGATCCTCAGCGTCAATCCGGCCTTCACCCGCATCCTGGGGTACCTCCCTGAAGAGGTGATCGGGCGACCCGTCACCGATTTTTCCCATCCAGAGGACACCCCCACGGCCAGCAGTGCCCATCTGGACATCGTGGAGTCTGGTCAGCCTTCACCTGCCCACCGGGTCAGGTGGATGCACAGGGCAGGACATGCCGTGCTTCTGGAGTGGACGTTCACCCCACTGGAGGACCGTCGGGGGATTGCAGTGGGACGTGAAGTGCCCAGAGAAAACCTTTCTGGCCCACTCACTTGAGCCAGGGGTAGGCAAGGTCAATCCATTCGCGGTGCCGGGCGGCCAGCAGGGTGCGGATCTTCTTGATTTCCAGGTGACAGACCTCACCGAGTTCCTGCATCACCCACACCTCATGTGCAGTGAGTTCAGGCATGTGCAGGGCGCACAGCCTGACCCGGATCACCTCCCTGCTGTGACCGAGTTGCTCGGCTTCCTCTCTGGGAAGGGGGTGCAGGGCGGGATGGTACTGTTCCACCAGAGCTTCCATCTGCCTGCGTTTTTCCGGTGAGGTTTTCAGTGGCACATTCGGCTCCTTTCTTGCAGGTCTTGCTGTTCAGGCACTGCGGGTGATTCGGCGCACGGTGAGGTTCATCACGAAGAGGTCGTAACCAAGCCGGGCTTCTTCCAGATCGGTGAAATCGATGCTGCTGATCTGGTGGGGCTCACCCTCAACCCAGATGTGTTCCTGAATATCGAAAGCGTCAATCAGTTTTTTCAGCACGTCCTGGGAACACAGCACCTGCCACATGCCGTCCTCGTCGCGGATGAGCACGTTGAGCTGCAGACCGAACACTTTCATGGGCTGTTACTGGGGCCTTCCTGTGAGGTGCAGGTCTTCACTGACCAGCACAGGTGCAGAAGTGGCCGGTCTGGGGTCCTCGGTGAAGAGCATCAACTCCCCATGAAAGAGGGACCACACGCCTTCTCTGAGCTCCTGAAGCCAGTCCGGTTTCAGTTTCCAGCCGTGCACATGACCGTAGTGGCTCAGGGCCTCGACCGGGCCAGCAGCCTCGATCACGGTCAGCATGCCGGCTTCACGAATGTAAAACTGGGGCATCTTCTTCTCCTTTGGGGTTGGGGTTTTCGGGAAGCAGGTGGGGCCTGATTTTCCAGGGGTCGCATCCACTGAGCAAAAGCAGGGCAGTTTCACCGAGCAGGTGTTCCAGGTGGTCCAGGGTGGTTTCTCCACACTGGATGCAGAGTTCCAGGAGGGACACCACAGGAATTGCACTTTCGCCCTGGTGCACCATCAGCCAGTGTTCGGTGCGGGGCTCGGGGTCGTTGCGATTCATCCGGTCAAACACCACGGCGCATCCTCCGCGCATCAGGTGTTCCTGGATGATGGGCTGTTCCGTCCCATGTTGTGAGAGCAGCACCGTGGAGCGCTGGGGTTGCACATCCTGTTCGGGCAGGTGGTCCACATTGAGCACACTGCGGGCCTGACACGGGGTGGTCTGCAGGTGGAGGTTGGCATCTTCGTTGATGGTCCAGGCCATGGGGTGCTCCATTTCTGTTTGGGCCAGACAGGATGAGGACCTCTGTCCGGTGCATGCGCTTTTCACCAGGAAAGGGGTGAGTGGCGTGCACCTTCGGCAAGAGGCCCAGGGGCTCTGTACAGGGCAGTGCAGATGGGTGACTGTTCTTTGTGGGGCTGGATGTCGACCGCCAGATTCAAATCCCTTTTGGAGAGATGATGTGGCTGAGAAGGTGATTGCTTCCTTCCAGCGGTGCATTGCTTTTGAAGTCGAGTTTCAAATGAACTCAACACGATCATCATAGATACTAAAGATGATAGATTGATGATAAAATCTTAATTCTCTTGACCAGGGTTTTTACTTATATCAGGACTCAACTTAAAAAATGGCTTTTGACTTCAAAATTGACATGCACAAACATTTACACTCGAAATGTTTGTGTGAGGGGATTTCTGCTTTACCAAAACAGCCACCCTCAAGATAACCTGCACACCTTCAACTGCCCTGTAGTTGCGCTGAGTCAATTCTGAGGATCGCTGATCAGACCTCATCTGCCTGATCGACGCTTCAAACAGCAAATTTCAGACTTTTGCCAGCTGCACCACTCAAATTTGTGACAGCAGCATGATGAAAAACGACCCGTTCAAGGCTGCTGCAACTGGGTTTCTGGCGTGTGGGCCCAGGTGTCCAGCAAGGCATGAACCACCGCCTGCAAAATGGGCAGTCCAGAACGGCGTGGAAGCACCATCACCCCGATGGTTCGGGGCATCGGATCAGGCAGGGGCCAGGTTTCCAGGGTGTCTGGCAGATGGGGAATCGCCAGACGGGGAAGCAGGGTGATGCCCAGGTCATGCTCGGCCATCGCCAGAAGAACCGTGTCATCCTGATACTGCTGGATGGTGGCCTGCTGCACCCCGTGCTGCTCCATCAACTCCTCCATCATCACAACCGTGGATGGGGCACCCCCGTTCATCAGAA
This DNA window, taken from Deinococcus cellulosilyticus NBRC 106333 = KACC 11606, encodes the following:
- a CDS encoding VOC family protein, coding for MTIRFNHSIIAARDRTVSAAFYARVLGLPEPTTWGPFSFVMLDDHAHLQFATVPEGADIHMQHYAFLVDDESFDQIYERLLHAGLEQWADPQMQFSGQINTNHGGRGVYFKDPAGHGLEVITRPYEM
- a CDS encoding DinB family protein produces the protein MQIDLNDFYRRVKDTRAIVLNWLDTLPEGVFTREHPDFAFGSLCGIYSHIAKCYLVWVGNVGLGLPRPNLQVTSVAELREVFAQVDQVVQQALERFEGQDGPIHWTDASGEPCTFSRHWLILHPITHEFHHKGQALALARILGHPHPGNPDTDLVAP
- a CDS encoding serine hydrolase domain-containing protein; translation: MPDPLFHPLHEWLPSEFPHLTSLLVSRQGVLLHEQYLQGDAGTAREVQSVTKSILALLYGVALDRGVLSGLQVPVLDFFPEHQSLVKDSRWERVTLQHLFTMTGGLPSELTDEVYDEAWFTHQDPVRFALEQKLLEEPGERFHYSNAGFHLLGEVLSRAVGMPLQDFAGQVLFVPLGISFSRWEEDAGGRAFGSGGLHLTAPALHRVGQLVLQNGQWEGQQIVPADWLAQITQPVVPGYEWMEGLPWYGMGWWLTTELGQRAWYATGFGGQYLALFPDLEVVVSITGDVSPHPSHRQVITEQLLPPLLPG
- a CDS encoding universal stress protein, which gives rise to MKRILVPTDFSASAQKALELARHLCPQAKIGVLHVFDASAMYAPYADGIGPLYLMEEANKGLQTETLHRLREWCQKGEESWQVVGQPAEAILREAKEFQADGIFMGTHGRRGFSHLLFGSVAEQVVRQSPVPVMVVRAVEH
- a CDS encoding phosphoribosyltransferase — translated: MSFQNRTVAGEQLAERIFKKVHAQKVLVLAIPRGGIPVALPVARKLNAPLDVLVVRKLTPEGTDRPATGALSAGGVQLLDGDTMEWFHLAPHTLNESHTLQMQALEKQEQGYRSGLHPLNLSGLTVVLIDDGMVTGATMRAAIQAVWYLGAKHLVVAVPQASRESIIAVQGLVDEVVCLETPVPYSTVRDGYAEPLGFTDAELSSMLRELSV
- a CDS encoding SLC13 family permease, which codes for MDMAVLALVMLVLVLTVGAFRPDLNAGVLSIAAAFLLGAFGAGLTATQIADFLPSSLILTLVGVSLFFELLRHNGTLDLLARWALKPVRGDARWLPVAFFLIAFVLSALGPGNIAATALIAPVAMASSLQLGVSPLLMAIVVCTGANAGTFSPVAVTGSINTELMRQMGLSEPALPLQVFWRVAVIQTLSAVLAYLLFHPKAQNLNPTASEDRPDFSKQHLLSLGCMAVFIALVVVFHWPASYSAILLSVLLMVLRAAPSEKALETVPWAVVVLIAGISVLLGVLEHVGSLEMLTSRLSETPDGVFHGVLALVAGLASVGSSSSGVVMPLFIPMVPGLVPGGSERAWMDAVIAIDVGAHMVDVSPLSTLGALCLAALPEGPERQRTFRHLLLWGLMMAFLGALLVFVVLDLVS
- a CDS encoding PAS domain S-box protein, which codes for MLLQDPEGTEGTLQAVGSYGIPEDQAYLSALIRLNVQAEALARMALRFGMVDLVWEHEEQQLGPTENLIKRTQDTLFCCALRTPDQGIGLIYASCREKRKPTTQQIVAAAQVAQSLSLGLHRQHLKGTVVNRARHLQSVIDQSPDIILVGQNMKILSVNPAFTRILGYLPEEVIGRPVTDFSHPEDTPTASSAHLDIVESGQPSPAHRVRWMHRAGHAVLLEWTFTPLEDRRGIAVGREVPRENLSGPLT